One stretch of Blastocatellia bacterium DNA includes these proteins:
- the gcvT gene encoding glycine cleavage system aminomethyltransferase GcvT has translation MTELKKTPLFELHEVLGARFVDFAGWWMPVQYTGAIDEHLAVRTAAGLFDISHMGRFELRGPDALAAIQMLTPNDASRLRDHQAQYSALTTEQGTFVDDITVYRVSVDHFMLCVNAANREKDFRWIADHLQGRAVDLYDVSSSYAQIALQGPAAEQTLQSLTDVVLSRIRYYWFDQGEVAGISCLIARMGYTGEDGFELYVPAESVEWVWNRILDAGRDVGLKPCGLAARNTLRLEAAMLLYGNDIDETTTVLEANLGWMVKFDKGEFLGRDALWRQKQEGLRRRLVGFEVRDRAPAREGYPVLINGQPVGQVTSGSFAPFLKKNIGLTYLPIEYTDVGTRFQVLIRQRPVEAEVVPTPFYKRPK, from the coding sequence ATGACAGAGCTGAAGAAGACACCGCTCTTTGAGCTGCACGAGGTCTTGGGAGCACGATTCGTTGACTTCGCCGGATGGTGGATGCCGGTCCAGTACACCGGGGCGATTGACGAGCATCTGGCGGTGCGCACAGCGGCCGGATTGTTCGACATCAGTCACATGGGGCGATTTGAGCTGCGGGGCCCGGATGCCCTGGCCGCGATTCAGATGCTCACGCCCAACGATGCCTCCCGGTTGCGCGACCATCAGGCCCAGTATTCAGCGCTCACGACCGAGCAGGGGACCTTCGTTGACGACATCACCGTGTATCGCGTCAGCGTGGACCATTTCATGCTCTGCGTCAACGCGGCCAATCGGGAAAAAGATTTCCGCTGGATCGCAGACCATCTTCAGGGGCGGGCGGTGGATCTCTACGATGTGAGCAGCTCCTATGCCCAGATCGCTCTTCAGGGTCCGGCCGCCGAACAGACGTTGCAGTCGCTCACCGATGTCGTCCTCAGCCGCATTCGCTACTACTGGTTCGATCAGGGGGAGGTGGCGGGGATTTCCTGTCTCATTGCCCGCATGGGGTACACCGGTGAAGATGGATTCGAACTCTACGTCCCGGCGGAATCGGTCGAATGGGTGTGGAATCGCATTCTCGATGCCGGACGGGACGTCGGTCTGAAACCCTGTGGACTGGCAGCCCGCAACACGCTTCGGTTGGAAGCTGCCATGCTGCTCTACGGCAATGACATTGATGAGACGACGACCGTACTCGAAGCCAATCTGGGCTGGATGGTGAAGTTTGACAAAGGAGAATTTCTGGGCCGCGACGCCCTCTGGCGGCAGAAACAGGAAGGTCTGCGGCGACGCCTTGTGGGTTTTGAAGTGCGCGACCGCGCACCCGCCCGCGAGGGATATCCCGTTCTCATCAACGGTCAGCCCGTCGGTCAGGTCACGTCCGGGAGCTTCGCCCCGTTTCTCAAGAAAAATATCGGATTGACCTACCTTCCAATAGAGTACACCGACGTGGGGACTCGCTTTCAGGTCCTCATCCGGCAGCGACCGGTCGAAGCGGAGGTGGTCCCCACGCCGTTTTACAAGCGGCCGAAATAG
- a CDS encoding YwiC-like family protein — protein MSLRAQWKLPKEHGAWAMVSVSLALGMLVARQVSGRLILLIISVMALFIARESLVAWWRARQRGRSVPEAERLARFYLAVALVTGAPLVLWHHLLGLVPLGLLAGVLLLLNLRQAESLEDRTVLGEILAITGLTLAAPAAYYVARGRWESTALWLWVLSALYFTSSVFYVKLRVLSAGRRREEAQRSVWRQCLFYHSFLLAALVLLAVTGRVNLFVLCAFVPILARTLWALLRPVRWLNLTRIGILEIVYSLIFLVFLTLGFSPPAQ, from the coding sequence ATGAGTCTCCGAGCACAATGGAAACTCCCCAAAGAGCACGGTGCATGGGCGATGGTGTCAGTCTCGCTGGCGCTGGGTATGCTGGTGGCCCGACAGGTCTCGGGGCGATTGATTTTACTGATCATATCGGTCATGGCTCTTTTCATTGCCCGCGAATCTCTCGTCGCCTGGTGGCGGGCGCGACAGCGAGGCCGAAGCGTTCCCGAAGCGGAGCGCCTGGCTCGGTTCTATCTGGCCGTCGCTCTCGTGACCGGCGCCCCGCTTGTTCTCTGGCATCACCTCTTGGGCCTCGTTCCGCTCGGCCTCTTGGCCGGAGTTTTGCTCCTTCTCAATCTCCGACAGGCCGAATCGCTGGAAGATCGGACGGTTCTCGGCGAAATCCTCGCCATCACGGGATTGACGCTGGCGGCGCCGGCGGCCTATTACGTGGCGCGGGGACGATGGGAGAGCACCGCTCTCTGGTTGTGGGTTCTGTCAGCTCTCTACTTCACCTCATCCGTCTTCTATGTGAAGTTGCGCGTGCTCAGCGCGGGTCGGCGGCGGGAAGAGGCGCAGCGGAGCGTGTGGCGACAGTGCCTCTTCTACCATTCGTTTCTGCTCGCCGCACTGGTCCTGTTGGCCGTCACCGGACGGGTGAACCTGTTCGTCCTCTGCGCCTTCGTGCCCATCCTTGCGCGAACATTGTGGGCTTTACTGCGGCCGGTGCGATGGCTCAATCTCACGCGCATCGGCATACTGGAGATCGTCTACTCGCTGATCTTTCTTGTCTTCCTCACGCTCGGTTTTTCTCCTCCGGCGCAGTGA
- the carB gene encoding carbamoyl phosphate synthase large subunit (four CarB-CarA dimers form the carbamoyl phosphate synthetase holoenzyme that catalyzes the production of carbamoyl phosphate; CarB is responsible for the amidotransferase activity) translates to MPKRTDIEKILIIGSGPIVIGQACEFDYSGTQACKALRSEGYFVILVNSNPATIMTDPEFADRTYIEPLTVEVLTAIIERERPDALLPTVGGQTGLNLAVALADNGVLERYGVQLIGANLQAIR, encoded by the coding sequence ATGCCAAAGCGAACGGACATTGAGAAAATCCTCATCATCGGCTCCGGACCTATTGTCATTGGTCAGGCCTGCGAATTTGATTATTCGGGAACGCAAGCTTGCAAGGCCCTGCGCAGCGAAGGTTACTTTGTGATCCTGGTCAATTCCAACCCGGCCACGATCATGACTGATCCGGAGTTTGCCGATCGGACTTACATCGAGCCGCTCACGGTCGAGGTCCTGACGGCGATCATCGAGCGCGAGCGACCGGATGCGTTGCTGCCGACCGTTGGCGGACAAACCGGTCTGAATCTGGCCGTCGCTCTGGCCGACAACGGTGTGCTCGAGCGCTACGGGGTACAGTTGATCGGCGCGAACCTCCAGGCCATCCGCAT
- a CDS encoding hemerythrin domain-containing protein, with the protein MPTPVEILSHEHRIIEKVLRAIEGICGKLERGEAVPPDVLSQVIAFIRDFADGCHHRKEEQMLFPALEEHGVPREGGPIGVMLYEHEVGRHLVAQISRAVEAYTAGDRAAGQEIIPPARRYIELLTQHIFKEDNVLFPMAEQVLDSSAQASLAQAFERMEEDKGLRTHAHYEEVASQLEAAWTR; encoded by the coding sequence ATGCCAACACCCGTTGAAATTCTCAGTCACGAACATCGGATCATCGAAAAGGTCTTGAGAGCCATTGAGGGAATCTGCGGGAAGCTGGAGCGGGGCGAGGCGGTTCCCCCCGATGTCCTGTCGCAGGTGATCGCCTTCATTCGGGATTTCGCCGACGGCTGCCACCACCGGAAGGAAGAACAGATGCTCTTTCCCGCACTCGAAGAGCACGGCGTCCCTCGCGAGGGAGGACCGATCGGCGTGATGCTCTACGAGCACGAAGTGGGGCGCCACCTCGTCGCCCAGATCAGTCGTGCGGTGGAAGCTTACACGGCAGGGGATCGTGCTGCCGGACAGGAGATCATCCCGCCCGCCCGTCGGTACATCGAGTTATTGACCCAGCACATCTTCAAAGAGGATAATGTCCTCTTTCCGATGGCCGAGCAAGTCCTCGATTCCTCGGCGCAAGCATCGCTCGCGCAGGCATTCGAGCGGATGGAAGAGGACAAAGGACTGCGGACACACGCGCACTATGAGGAGGTGGCCTCGCAGTTGGAAGCAGCGTGGACGAGATAG
- the gcvH gene encoding glycine cleavage system protein GcvH → MANYPEDCLYTREHEWIRVEDDTGVIGITDYAQAALGDIVYVELPSVGDSFSQAEPFGNVESVKAVSELFMPVSGEVIAVNEDLTDSPELVNQDPYGDGWMIKITISDPDELETLMSASEYEEFVKEEEKGK, encoded by the coding sequence ATGGCCAACTACCCTGAGGATTGCCTCTACACCCGCGAACACGAATGGATTCGCGTGGAAGATGATACCGGTGTGATTGGTATCACCGACTACGCGCAGGCGGCGCTCGGAGACATCGTCTATGTCGAACTGCCGAGCGTCGGCGATAGCTTCAGCCAGGCCGAGCCCTTCGGCAATGTCGAGTCGGTGAAAGCCGTGAGTGAACTGTTCATGCCCGTGAGCGGTGAGGTGATTGCCGTCAACGAGGATCTGACCGATTCGCCCGAACTCGTCAATCAGGACCCTTATGGCGACGGGTGGATGATCAAGATCACCATTAGCGATCCCGACGAGCTGGAAACGCTCATGTCGGCCAGCGAGTACGAAGAGTTCGTCAAGGAAGAAGAGAAAGGAAAATGA